One window of Aricia agestis chromosome 20, ilAriAges1.1, whole genome shotgun sequence genomic DNA carries:
- the LOC121737259 gene encoding NADH dehydrogenase [ubiquinone] iron-sulfur protein 3, mitochondrial-like, which yields MSFFLKRTLETGRSLSRKILSNNVPALQFVATKADQAETRPTVAKLDPLQKSQLVDFGKYIAECMPKYIQKVQITAGNELEVLIPPEGVIPVLQFLKDHHNAQFASLADIAGMDVPSRQNRFEIIYNLLSLRYNARIRVKTYADELTPIDSACEVFKAANWYEREIWDMYGVFFANHPDLRRILTDYGFEGHPFRKDFPLSGYVELRYDDEQKRVVVEPLELAQEFRRFELSAPWEQFPNFRGNPVEEVTTAEEQPKKE from the coding sequence ATGTCCTtcttcttaaaacggaccctcGAGACGGGTCGTAGTCTCAGTCGCAAAATCTTATCGAACAATGTTCCAGCGCTTCAATTCGTAGCCACAAAAGCCGATCAGGCGGAGACCAGACCCACTGTCGCTAAACTGGATCCCTTGCAGAAGTCGCAACTGGTCGACTTCGGCAAATATATAGCGGAATGTATgccaaaatatatacaaaaggTTCAGATAACCGCTGGGAACGAGTTGGAAGTGCTCATTCCGCCGGAGGGTGTCATACCCGTCCTCCAGTTCCTGAAGGACCACCACAACGCTCAGTTCGCTAGCCTCGCCGACATCGCTGGGATGGACGTTCCGAGCAGACAGAACAGATTCGAAATTATCTACAATCTTCTGTCTCTGCGCTACAACGCTAGGATAAGGGTGAAGACGTACGCCGATGAGCTCACACCGATCGACTCTGCCTGCGAGGTATTCAAGGCCGCCAACTGGTACGAGAGAGAAATTTGGGACATGTACGGCGTCTTCTTCGCCAACCACCCCGATTTGAGAAGAATCCTGACTGACTACGGTTTCGAGGGACATCCGTTCAGAAAAGATTTCCCATTGAGTGGCTACGTGGAACTTCGGTACGATGACGAACAGAAGCGTGTGGTGGTCGAGCCCCTCGAGTTGGCTCAGGAGTTCAGGAGGTTCGAGCTCAGTGCCCCCTGGGAACAGTTCCCCAACTTCCGAGGAAACCCTGTCGAGGAAGTTACCACCGCTGAGGAGCAGCCCAAGAAGGAGTAA